Proteins encoded in a region of the Synergistota bacterium genome:
- a CDS encoding TRAP transporter large permease yields the protein MAFILFLVFVITLILKVPVSFSLAIAALAALSYAGHIDTAVIVQRMYTASESFALIAIPFFILAGGFMESGGISRRIVNFASSLVGHIRGGLAMVSVVASMFFAGISGSTAADTAAIGSILIPAMKSKGYGKDMATSVQATAGSIGIIIPPSIPMVILGITAGISIGGLFLGGFIPGVLMGVALMITSYILARQRNLPAEPRAPFKQVLKSFLDSILALMTLVIIMGGILTGVFTPTEASVIAAIYSFIIGFFVYRELKLKDIPRIMVKTAITTGIVVFCIASASSFGWIVAAERIPAKIAEAILSFSTNKYVILTLFNLLMLFLGTFLDVTPIIIIVVPIIFPIAMKLGVSPIHFGLMIIVNMAIGQCTPPVGVSLFVATGIAKASLGEILGTYMKYILAMIIVLFIITFIPPLVTFIPSLVMGIK from the coding sequence ATGGCTTTTATATTGTTTCTTGTTTTCGTTATTACTCTGATTCTTAAGGTTCCCGTATCTTTTAGCTTAGCGATAGCTGCCTTAGCTGCCTTAAGCTACGCTGGGCATATAGATACCGCTGTTATAGTTCAGCGTATGTATACCGCCTCAGAGTCTTTCGCCCTTATAGCCATTCCCTTCTTCATATTAGCTGGAGGCTTTATGGAGTCAGGGGGCATATCTCGTAGGATCGTTAACTTTGCTTCAAGCTTGGTAGGCCATATTAGGGGTGGCTTAGCTATGGTTAGCGTAGTAGCATCTATGTTTTTCGCAGGTATATCTGGTTCTACCGCTGCAGATACTGCAGCTATAGGAAGCATTCTTATTCCTGCTATGAAAAGCAAGGGTTACGGGAAAGACATGGCTACAAGCGTTCAGGCAACCGCTGGCTCTATAGGTATAATAATTCCTCCGAGCATTCCAATGGTCATACTTGGCATAACTGCGGGTATATCCATAGGTGGTCTCTTCCTCGGGGGGTTTATCCCTGGGGTTTTGATGGGAGTTGCCCTAATGATAACGAGCTACATATTAGCTCGCCAAAGGAATCTTCCGGCTGAGCCTCGCGCTCCATTTAAACAGGTTTTAAAGAGCTTTTTAGACTCTATACTTGCTTTAATGACCTTGGTAATAATAATGGGTGGTATACTTACAGGCGTTTTCACTCCCACAGAAGCCTCCGTTATAGCTGCCATTTATTCTTTCATAATTGGCTTTTTTGTCTATAGAGAGCTTAAGCTTAAGGATATTCCAAGGATAATGGTTAAGACCGCTATAACTACCGGCATAGTCGTTTTCTGTATAGCCTCTGCTTCGAGCTTCGGTTGGATAGTGGCTGCAGAGAGGATTCCTGCAAAGATAGCCGAGGCTATTCTTTCCTTTTCCACAAATAAATACGTGATACTTACCTTGTTTAACTTACTTATGCTCTTTCTAGGAACTTTCCTTGATGTTACACCAATAATAATCATTGTAGTTCCAATAATATTCCCCATAGCTATGAAGCTTGGCGTTTCCCCAATTCACTTCGGATTGATGATCATAGTGAACATGGCTATAGGCCAGTGTACGCCTCCTGTGGGGGTTTCACTCTTTGTAGCCACGGGTATAGCTAAGGCCTCTTTAGGAGAGATACTAGGCACATACATGAAGTATATCTTAGCTATGATAATAGTGCTTTTCATCATTACCTTTATTCCTCCCCTTGTTACCTTTATCCCCAGCTTAGTGATGGGGATAAAATAA
- a CDS encoding TRAP transporter small permease, whose translation MEKVDLFLRKIEGRVVVVLTCFMLVLGFLQVFSRYVIESPIPWSEALLTYMFVWFSFIGASLAVAEGAHFCVEIFFVRFPPRMRYYVELIIYALIMLIAFLMIYKGMVLVWANRTQLMTILPFTMSWPYLALPTSGALIFVHSLSHALTLFKEGRK comes from the coding sequence GTGGAGAAGGTAGACCTCTTTTTAAGAAAGATAGAGGGGAGGGTAGTGGTCGTATTAACCTGCTTTATGCTCGTTTTAGGTTTCTTACAGGTTTTTAGCAGGTACGTTATAGAAAGCCCTATCCCTTGGAGTGAGGCTCTCTTAACTTATATGTTTGTATGGTTTAGCTTTATAGGGGCAAGTTTAGCGGTAGCTGAGGGAGCTCACTTTTGTGTAGAGATATTTTTCGTTCGCTTTCCACCTCGTATGAGATACTATGTTGAGTTAATTATCTACGCTCTCATAATGCTTATAGCTTTCTTGATGATCTATAAAGGGATGGTGCTCGTTTGGGCTAATAGAACTCAGCTTATGACCATACTTCCTTTCACCATGAGCTGGCCTTATTTAGCCTTGCCTACAAGCGGTGCTCTGATCTTCGTTCATTCTCTTTCTCACGCTCTTACGTTGTTTAAAGAGGGGAGGAAGTAA
- a CDS encoding IclR family transcriptional regulator — protein sequence MEKEKIVQSVERALSIIEELAKENGELGVTELSYRLNLNKSTVHRILSVLLKFKYVDKNPQTRKYRLGMKPLYLGGVILDRLDLRREAHDLLKRLAQEVNETVHLVIPDNDMGLYIDKIDSNQTFRMRSQIGWYVPLHATAVGKAILAFSPKEYVERIVSKGLKSYTENTITDPKRLIEHLENVRKLGYAVDNEENEPGVRCVAAPIFDYRNKVIAALSISGSVLTITNERIPLLAKKAMEYASEISSRMGWRGSQFSARRT from the coding sequence TTGGAAAAAGAAAAGATAGTTCAATCGGTTGAGAGAGCTTTAAGTATTATAGAGGAGCTGGCTAAGGAAAATGGGGAGCTCGGGGTTACAGAGCTCTCTTATAGGTTGAACTTAAACAAAAGTACAGTTCATCGCATCTTAAGCGTCCTTTTAAAGTTTAAATATGTGGACAAAAATCCCCAAACTAGAAAGTATCGACTTGGTATGAAGCCCCTTTATCTGGGAGGAGTGATATTAGATAGGTTGGACTTAAGGCGAGAAGCTCACGACCTTCTAAAGAGGCTTGCTCAAGAGGTGAACGAGACGGTTCACCTTGTTATACCAGATAATGATATGGGCCTTTATATTGATAAGATAGACAGCAACCAAACCTTTAGGATGCGCTCTCAGATTGGATGGTATGTTCCACTTCATGCTACTGCCGTTGGTAAGGCGATACTTGCCTTTTCCCCTAAGGAGTATGTGGAGAGGATAGTATCTAAGGGTCTTAAGAGCTATACGGAAAACACGATAACCGATCCCAAAAGGCTGATTGAGCATCTTGAGAATGTGAGAAAGCTTGGCTATGCGGTGGACAACGAGGAGAACGAGCCTGGGGTAAGATGCGTTGCTGCTCCTATATTTGATTATAGAAATAAGGTGATAGCGGCTTTAAGCATATCAGGCTCGGTTTTAACGATAACCAATGAGAGAATACCCCTATTGGCTAAAAAGGCAATGGAGTATGCTTCGGAAATATCGAGTAGGATGGGTTGGCGCGGGTCGCAGTTCTCTGCTAGAAGAACATGA
- a CDS encoding TRAP transporter large permease, with protein sequence MHLDLALFSAVVVFTLMFLKVPVFASILAGSAIYFAFNPAIPPYIIAQRVISGVESIPLLAIAFFIFAGIIFNYSGVTKRIMDFCEVMVGRMPGGLAQVSVLLSTVMGGLCGSNLADAAMEAKMLVPEMEKRGIPKAFGTVIVAVSAIITPLIPPGIAMIIYGSVTNTSIGRLFIAGIGPGLLLCFLLMILVWFISKKRGYRPLYERERSLGEFLRAFKEAFWALILPVVIIGGIRVGVFTPTEAGAIAIVYAFFLALMYREMKIRDLLQAIKETIITTSSIMLIIAAASTFAWILTRERVPQEIAKWILANIPDKYMFLLAVNIFLLIVGMIMEGNAAIVILAPLLAPVAAKYGIDDIHFGMIFIFNLAIGCLTPPVGTLMFVSCGITKCKTRDFIIEAIPFYGLLLFELAIITVFPVFTTGLVNLLWR encoded by the coding sequence ATGCATCTTGATCTTGCTCTCTTTTCAGCTGTGGTTGTTTTCACTTTAATGTTTCTTAAGGTGCCCGTTTTCGCATCAATACTTGCTGGTTCCGCCATTTACTTTGCCTTTAATCCAGCTATTCCACCTTACATAATAGCTCAAAGGGTTATTTCTGGGGTTGAAAGCATTCCTCTTCTTGCCATCGCTTTCTTTATATTCGCTGGGATAATCTTTAACTATTCTGGGGTTACCAAAAGGATAATGGACTTCTGTGAAGTAATGGTTGGTAGGATGCCTGGCGGGTTAGCGCAAGTTTCCGTTCTCCTTTCTACCGTTATGGGAGGATTGTGTGGCTCCAACTTAGCTGATGCAGCTATGGAGGCGAAGATGCTTGTTCCAGAGATGGAAAAAAGAGGAATCCCCAAGGCCTTTGGTACCGTTATAGTTGCCGTTTCAGCTATAATAACTCCTCTTATTCCTCCAGGCATAGCCATGATCATATACGGTTCGGTTACTAATACATCCATAGGGAGGCTCTTTATAGCTGGGATAGGGCCGGGGTTGCTATTATGCTTTCTTTTAATGATTCTCGTTTGGTTTATATCTAAGAAAAGAGGCTATAGGCCTCTTTATGAAAGGGAAAGGAGCTTAGGCGAGTTTTTGAGGGCCTTTAAGGAAGCGTTCTGGGCTTTAATATTGCCAGTGGTTATAATCGGAGGAATTCGCGTTGGAGTTTTTACCCCCACTGAGGCTGGAGCCATTGCTATAGTTTATGCGTTCTTTCTAGCTTTGATGTATAGGGAGATGAAGATAAGGGATTTGCTTCAGGCGATTAAGGAAACCATTATTACTACCTCTTCTATAATGCTCATCATAGCTGCCGCTTCTACTTTCGCCTGGATATTAACTAGGGAGAGGGTGCCTCAGGAGATAGCTAAGTGGATTTTAGCTAATATACCTGATAAATATATGTTTCTTCTTGCTGTAAATATCTTTCTTCTTATAGTAGGAATGATTATGGAGGGGAACGCGGCCATAGTTATTCTCGCTCCCCTTTTGGCTCCCGTTGCTGCTAAATATGGTATAGATGATATCCACTTTGGTATGATATTCATATTCAACTTAGCCATCGGTTGTTTAACTCCTCCTGTTGGTACGCTTATGTTTGTTTCCTGTGGAATAACTAAGTGTAAGACCCGTGATTTTATCATAGAGGCCATTCCATTTTATGGGCTTCTACTTTTTGAGCTTGCTATAATTACAGTTTTTCCGGTTTTCACGACTGGTCTAGTTAATCTCCTATGGAGGTAA
- a CDS encoding TRAP transporter small permease translates to MIRGFLKLLKLSDSFISGLTLIILVAVTSSGVLMRYVFNRPFSWQEEVQLWCYVWLSFFGGSVAFRHGGHVAIEVLVDIFPKPLQKIVNIFVYLVVSFLLLYLAFYGFSFVGLQREIQRTTNVLHVPYYLICLALPIGSILMFLSWTLSFFKGGEE, encoded by the coding sequence GTGATTAGGGGTTTTTTAAAGCTACTTAAACTTTCAGATTCTTTCATATCGGGATTAACGCTAATAATTTTGGTCGCTGTTACCTCTTCAGGAGTTTTAATGAGATATGTTTTTAACCGGCCCTTCTCCTGGCAGGAGGAGGTTCAGCTTTGGTGCTATGTATGGCTAAGCTTTTTTGGAGGAAGCGTTGCCTTTAGGCATGGTGGTCATGTAGCCATAGAAGTATTGGTTGATATCTTTCCTAAACCTCTGCAGAAGATCGTTAATATATTTGTATATCTTGTGGTTTCCTTTCTCCTTCTTTACCTTGCTTTTTATGGATTTAGCTTCGTTGGTCTTCAGCGTGAGATTCAAAGGACTACTAACGTTTTGCATGTTCCTTATTATTTAATTTGCCTTGCCTTACCGATAGGTTCCATATTGATGTTTTTAAGCTGGACACTCTCTTTCTTTAAGGGTGGTGAGGAGTAA
- a CDS encoding C4-dicarboxylate TRAP transporter substrate-binding protein, with the protein MKKLSLAVFVLCFVVSLLGFVPICGAQTKPLTIMIGYENHPGEPVDLGCNHWKKLVEERSNGTIKVQLYPSSQLGSKNELIDQMLAGIPVITLADGAFYADRGVPDFGIVFGPYLFDSWDDCWKLVKSDWWKEQSKKLEEKGLKILTANWIYGDRQLLVKKPVRKLADLKGMKIRVPNNTIQIKGFEVLGAVPTPMPLGEVYTALQQGVVDGLENPIPVLYKGKFAEVAKYLVLTGHVKNFTTWICGTKVFNSLTPEQQKIIMEAGDEAGKYNNSRYFDLEKESLEKMKADKVEVIQVDLTEFKEAAKKFYELPEITSRWSPNLYQTVKNAMK; encoded by the coding sequence ATGAAGAAGCTCTCTTTAGCGGTATTTGTCTTATGCTTTGTAGTTTCTTTACTTGGTTTTGTCCCGATCTGCGGGGCTCAAACGAAACCACTAACTATCATGATAGGCTACGAGAATCATCCTGGTGAGCCTGTTGATCTTGGTTGTAATCACTGGAAGAAGTTAGTTGAGGAAAGAAGCAATGGTACGATCAAAGTTCAGCTTTATCCTTCAAGCCAGCTTGGTTCTAAGAATGAGCTTATAGATCAGATGTTAGCTGGTATACCTGTTATAACCTTAGCAGATGGAGCTTTCTATGCGGATAGAGGCGTTCCTGACTTTGGAATAGTATTCGGTCCCTATCTTTTTGATAGCTGGGATGACTGTTGGAAGCTTGTAAAGAGCGACTGGTGGAAAGAGCAGTCTAAGAAGCTTGAGGAAAAGGGTTTAAAGATATTAACCGCTAATTGGATCTATGGTGATAGACAGCTCCTTGTTAAAAAGCCCGTTAGAAAGCTTGCTGACCTTAAGGGGATGAAGATTCGCGTTCCTAATAACACTATTCAGATAAAGGGATTTGAGGTCTTAGGAGCTGTTCCGACTCCTATGCCCTTGGGTGAGGTTTATACAGCCTTACAACAAGGTGTTGTCGATGGTCTTGAGAATCCGATACCGGTTCTTTATAAGGGCAAGTTTGCTGAAGTAGCTAAATATTTAGTTTTAACCGGTCACGTTAAGAACTTTACTACTTGGATCTGTGGAACTAAGGTATTTAATTCCCTTACTCCTGAACAGCAAAAGATAATAATGGAAGCAGGGGATGAGGCTGGGAAATACAATAACTCTCGCTACTTTGATCTTGAGAAGGAAAGCTTAGAGAAGATGAAGGCAGACAAGGTAGAGGTAATTCAAGTGGATTTGACGGAGTTTAAGGAGGCAGCTAAGAAGTTCTATGAGCTTCCAGAGATAACATCTAGGTGGTCTCCAAATCTTTACCAAACCGTTAAAAACGCTATGAAATGA
- a CDS encoding zinc-binding alcohol dehydrogenase family protein, with protein MKAIVLRKPGELSLEEVSLPDRDGKVFVKVASVGICGSDVSAYKGTSRLGVFPRILGHEAAGVVESLPEGFKDLKVGDRVVIEPYRYCGKCYPCLIGRTNCCENMSVIGVHQDGAFAEYIAHDPHLVHKVPSDISWQKLTLVEPLTISMQAVKRVGVKMGEHVVVIGAGTIGILAALYVKHLGGVPIVVDPVDSRLEIAKRGGIGYTINPQKEDPFKLVRDITGGRMAEVVIEASGSEKAVRDTIDYVSYAGRISLVGYPFNDVSLPTYLITKKELDVKGSRNSVGLFKEAIELVSKGLIDVEIVISAIVSFDDIPRYIKELVSNPGGYLKVIALLDESAKGT; from the coding sequence ATGAAGGCCATCGTTTTAAGGAAACCCGGAGAGCTTAGCCTTGAGGAGGTTAGCCTTCCTGATAGGGATGGTAAGGTTTTTGTGAAAGTAGCCTCGGTTGGCATATGTGGCTCTGATGTTTCCGCTTATAAGGGGACCTCTCGCTTAGGAGTTTTCCCAAGAATACTTGGGCATGAGGCGGCAGGCGTGGTTGAAAGCCTTCCTGAAGGGTTTAAAGACCTCAAGGTTGGAGATAGGGTTGTGATAGAGCCTTACAGATATTGTGGTAAATGTTATCCCTGTTTGATCGGTAGGACCAACTGCTGTGAGAACATGAGCGTCATAGGCGTTCATCAGGATGGTGCCTTTGCTGAGTATATAGCTCACGATCCACACTTAGTACATAAGGTCCCAAGCGATATAAGCTGGCAAAAGCTTACCCTCGTTGAGCCTTTAACAATATCTATGCAAGCGGTCAAAAGGGTTGGAGTTAAAATGGGGGAACATGTGGTTGTTATTGGAGCTGGAACCATAGGGATCTTAGCTGCCCTTTATGTTAAACACCTTGGAGGAGTTCCCATAGTTGTTGATCCAGTCGATTCAAGGTTGGAAATAGCCAAAAGGGGCGGAATAGGATATACTATAAACCCTCAGAAGGAGGATCCCTTTAAGCTCGTGAGAGATATTACTGGCGGTAGGATGGCTGAAGTTGTAATAGAGGCCTCTGGCTCTGAGAAAGCGGTTAGAGATACTATAGATTATGTTTCTTATGCGGGAAGGATCTCCTTGGTTGGTTATCCCTTTAACGATGTTTCTCTTCCCACATATCTGATAACTAAGAAGGAGCTTGATGTTAAGGGTTCAAGAAACAGCGTTGGATTATTTAAGGAAGCCATTGAGCTGGTTAGTAAAGGGCTTATAGATGTTGAGATAGTTATCTCGGCTATAGTTAGCTTTGATGATATTCCTCGCTATATAAAGGAGCTCGTTTCAAACCCGGGCGGCTATCTTAAGGTGATAGCTCTGTTGGATGAAAGTGCCAAGGGCACATAA
- a CDS encoding metallophosphoesterase, with protein MYQRGRSLFSRFLIFAFVLLLIVPSIALAFKEVKFAVISDPHLSLPVANTENKVKMEDSSVELFREAINKINSISGLDFVILTGDLTKDVEPWNIDLLREMLEEVNVPVFAVLGNHEVSPLPVKGKDPSLASLIGDSKYTIIWALQGYGFNGPRSYWSAEPIPGLYLIGLDTTKIGSWGGKLSKAQLEWLDKELYKNKDKLTIVIGHHLLVPFRKEELKPEWKNFYLDNAEEVIKLFERYPQVSFYLCGHRHVSTVPVEKNGIWYIVNASTLTYPMSITIYTLTPEELKYEVIRLEATKDIWEVARKTMGEDPWWKPHKDATVEETLAYYEAKEFMKFSMPVRFKKK; from the coding sequence ATGTACCAGAGAGGCAGGAGTCTTTTCTCGAGGTTCTTGATATTTGCCTTCGTCCTCCTTTTAATCGTTCCCTCGATAGCCTTAGCCTTCAAGGAGGTTAAATTCGCGGTAATCTCCGATCCTCATCTGAGCCTTCCGGTAGCCAATACTGAAAACAAGGTCAAGATGGAAGACTCATCCGTTGAGCTTTTTAGAGAAGCCATCAATAAGATTAACTCAATTTCAGGCTTAGACTTCGTAATACTTACTGGCGATCTAACGAAGGATGTGGAGCCATGGAACATAGACCTATTAAGGGAAATGCTTGAAGAGGTCAATGTTCCGGTTTTCGCCGTGCTCGGAAATCATGAGGTAAGCCCGTTACCGGTAAAGGGCAAGGATCCCAGTTTAGCCTCCCTTATAGGCGATTCTAAGTACACCATCATTTGGGCATTACAGGGTTACGGATTCAATGGCCCAAGAAGCTACTGGAGCGCTGAGCCTATACCGGGTCTCTACCTTATCGGATTAGATACTACTAAGATAGGAAGCTGGGGTGGAAAGTTATCAAAGGCTCAACTTGAGTGGCTTGATAAGGAGCTTTATAAAAACAAAGATAAGCTTACCATAGTTATAGGCCACCATCTTTTAGTTCCCTTCAGAAAAGAAGAGTTAAAGCCCGAGTGGAAAAACTTTTATTTAGATAACGCTGAGGAGGTCATCAAGCTATTCGAAAGGTATCCTCAGGTTTCCTTCTACCTATGCGGACACCGTCACGTTAGCACCGTTCCGGTTGAGAAAAACGGCATATGGTATATAGTAAACGCTTCTACACTAACTTATCCGATGTCAATTACAATATACACCCTTACCCCTGAGGAGCTGAAATATGAGGTAATAAGGCTTGAAGCCACAAAAGATATCTGGGAGGTAGCCAGAAAGACCATGGGCGAAGACCCCTGGTGGAAGCCCCATAAGGATGCAACGGTTGAGGAAACCCTTGCCTATTACGAAGCAAAGGAATTTATGAAATTCAGTATGCCTGTTAGGTTCAAGAAAAAGTAA
- a CDS encoding divalent-cation tolerance protein CutA: MEGYYVIFITVPKDKSQEVADFIVREKLGACVNIVEEVNSIYWWKGKIEKDKESLLIVKARAARFKELLYKVKAIHPYTVPEIIALPIVAGNPDYLRWIEEEA, from the coding sequence TTGGAGGGTTACTATGTTATCTTCATAACGGTCCCTAAGGATAAATCTCAGGAGGTGGCAGATTTTATCGTAAGGGAAAAACTTGGCGCTTGTGTAAATATAGTTGAAGAAGTAAATTCCATTTACTGGTGGAAAGGGAAGATTGAGAAAGATAAGGAATCGCTCCTTATAGTTAAAGCTAGGGCCGCACGCTTCAAGGAGCTTCTTTATAAAGTGAAAGCTATTCACCCTTATACCGTCCCAGAGATAATAGCTTTACCCATAGTTGCAGGTAACCCCGATTATCTCAGGTGGATAGAGGAGGAAGCTTAA
- the tsaA gene encoding tRNA (N6-threonylcarbamoyladenosine(37)-N6)-methyltransferase TrmO — translation MKLFYVKPIGIIRSPYKDRNSAPFQGRFSSEICEIEIFKEYEEGLRDIEECTHLIVLYWLHLSDRDKLIAIPPHDGKEHGVFATRSPNRPNPIGFSVVRLVERSGRILKVVGLDAIDGTPLLDLKPYSSEIDSVPDAKVGWMRR, via the coding sequence GTGAAGCTATTCTATGTTAAGCCTATAGGGATTATAAGGTCTCCCTACAAAGATAGAAACTCTGCCCCCTTTCAGGGTAGATTTTCAAGCGAGATATGTGAGATAGAGATCTTTAAGGAGTACGAGGAGGGTTTAAGGGACATAGAGGAGTGCACTCATCTTATAGTCTTATACTGGCTTCACCTTTCCGATCGGGATAAGCTCATAGCTATCCCCCCTCATGATGGGAAAGAGCATGGGGTCTTTGCAACTCGCTCTCCCAATAGACCTAACCCTATAGGTTTTTCTGTAGTTAGACTTGTTGAAAGAAGCGGTAGAATACTTAAAGTGGTGGGTTTAGATGCGATCGATGGAACGCCTCTTTTGGACTTAAAGCCTTACTCTTCGGAAATTGACTCGGTCCCTGATGCTAAAGTAGGGTGGATGAGGAGGTGA
- a CDS encoding TSUP family transporter, which yields MTWTLILVFLSGILAGFMNVLAGGGSFLTIPALYLTGLPVDVANATNRVAVLFQCLAAVVEFKRKGVLRLKEIFPFLGPALIGSLIGSFIMISIDKKTLQIIIALMIFAIGGLVALKPDLGQVKRDTKLPKWIGWLSFFLIGIYGGFLQAGVGFFLIFALVTIGGFDLLTTNAIKMAIVLSYMVISVALFWAYGIIELWPAVILSAGNVLGAYIGTHTAISKGNRFLRLALLIMIAVSATKMLMDVVV from the coding sequence ATGACTTGGACCTTGATCTTAGTCTTCCTTAGTGGCATTCTAGCCGGTTTCATGAACGTTCTCGCGGGAGGGGGATCCTTTTTAACCATACCTGCCCTATACCTAACGGGGCTTCCTGTGGATGTGGCCAACGCAACGAATAGAGTTGCAGTCTTATTTCAATGCTTGGCCGCGGTAGTAGAGTTTAAAAGAAAGGGAGTTTTAAGGCTTAAGGAGATATTCCCTTTTCTTGGGCCAGCTTTAATTGGATCCCTTATAGGCTCATTCATAATGATTAGCATAGATAAGAAAACGCTTCAGATCATCATAGCCCTAATGATATTCGCAATAGGAGGATTGGTAGCTCTCAAACCAGATTTAGGACAGGTAAAGAGGGATACTAAGCTACCTAAATGGATAGGATGGCTATCCTTCTTCCTCATAGGAATATATGGGGGATTCCTTCAAGCAGGGGTTGGCTTTTTCCTTATATTTGCCTTAGTAACTATAGGAGGCTTTGATCTTTTAACCACCAATGCCATAAAGATGGCTATAGTGTTGTCTTACATGGTGATAAGCGTAGCGCTATTCTGGGCATATGGGATAATAGAGCTCTGGCCGGCGGTCATACTTTCAGCGGGAAACGTCTTAGGAGCATATATCGGAACACACACCGCCATAAGCAAAGGGAATAGATTCTTAAGGCTAGCCCTTCTTATCATGATAGCTGTAAGCGCCACGAAGATGCTCATGGATGTGGTGGTATAA
- a CDS encoding CBS domain-containing protein produces the protein MWWYNFLKGVDNIDNLERVLKKRHFLKLHKIKERKREDILSYISSYLFNVPVKIVMDRDFLKLKPQDTISILINSFDQEETAAIIVDERDKLLGVITMKDLLRFFSPPKRYSIVGLNLLKCPTLSKGCTVENLMVKNPITIGIDDNLGQAIRVILETGKHHLPVIDKERRVHGLLEVKDIIRFIRLTW, from the coding sequence ATGTGGTGGTATAATTTCCTTAAGGGGGTCGATAACATAGATAATTTAGAGAGGGTTCTTAAAAAGAGACATTTTCTCAAGCTCCATAAGATAAAGGAGAGAAAGAGGGAAGATATTTTAAGTTATATCTCAAGCTATCTCTTTAACGTACCCGTCAAGATAGTTATGGATAGAGATTTTCTAAAACTTAAGCCTCAAGACACCATAAGCATACTCATTAACAGCTTCGATCAGGAGGAAACAGCTGCAATAATAGTGGATGAAAGAGATAAACTTTTAGGAGTTATAACTATGAAAGATCTTCTCCGCTTCTTCAGTCCCCCTAAGAGATACTCCATAGTAGGGCTAAACTTGCTAAAATGCCCCACCTTAAGTAAGGGTTGCACCGTTGAAAACCTAATGGTTAAAAATCCCATAACCATAGGTATCGATGATAATCTCGGCCAAGCCATAAGGGTGATACTGGAAACGGGAAAACACCACTTACCGGTCATAGATAAGGAAAGAAGGGTACATGGGCTGCTTGAAGTTAAGGACATCATAAGATTCATAAGGCTAACCTGGTAG